A stretch of Paludisphaera borealis DNA encodes these proteins:
- a CDS encoding TIGR00266 family protein, whose product MDFEIACEPTYSVVEIDLDEGEAVVAESGAMAWMTPNLRVETSTRGGLMAGLKRSVLGGESVFQNTYTAQGGPGRVAFVPGSSGDIVAHEMRGDLLLERGAYLASSPTVTLDSRWQGMKGLFSEGLFTLHVAGSGMLFFGAYGAVYEVDVDGEYTVDSGFAVAWEPSLQYRVTRARRVRSFLFSDQLLVRFSGRGRLWVQSRSPQAFANWLQPFRPVKQKGDN is encoded by the coding sequence ATGGACTTCGAGATCGCCTGCGAACCGACCTACAGCGTCGTCGAGATCGACCTGGACGAGGGCGAGGCCGTCGTCGCCGAGTCGGGCGCGATGGCCTGGATGACGCCGAACCTCCGCGTGGAGACCTCGACCCGCGGCGGCCTGATGGCGGGCCTGAAGCGATCGGTCCTGGGCGGCGAGAGCGTCTTCCAGAACACGTACACCGCCCAGGGCGGCCCGGGCCGCGTCGCGTTCGTCCCCGGCTCGTCCGGCGACATCGTGGCGCACGAGATGCGCGGCGATCTGCTCCTGGAACGGGGCGCCTACCTGGCGTCGTCGCCGACGGTGACGCTCGACTCGCGCTGGCAGGGTATGAAGGGGCTGTTCAGCGAGGGGCTGTTCACCTTGCACGTCGCGGGCTCGGGGATGCTCTTCTTCGGCGCGTACGGGGCCGTCTACGAGGTCGACGTCGACGGCGAATACACCGTCGACAGCGGCTTCGCGGTGGCCTGGGAGCCGTCGCTCCAGTACCGCGTGACCCGCGCCCGCCGCGTCCGCTCGTTCCTCTTCTCCGACCAACTTCTCGTCCGCTTCTCGGGCCGAGGCCGCCTGTGGGTCCAATCCCGCAGTCCCCAGGCCTTCGCCAACTGGCTGCAACCGTTCCGCCCCGTCAAGCAGAAGGGCGACAACTGA
- a CDS encoding TIGR00266 family protein, with the protein MQIEIPDRGGFASALVHLKPGEEFVSEAGAMYVASDNIDIDVTTRAKHSGGVLGGLRRMLASEGFFLSTYRTTDGRPGHVGLAPVHMGDVSRVDMDGSVAWLCAGGSYLGSARTIDVDTKFQGFKGFFSGESLSFVRLSGTGPFLVSAFGQIVELEVRGGLTVDTGHVVAYEETLEYSLGKIGGSWLQSFLAGEGIVFHFSGHGKLLVQSHNPDEFGRRIGSALPPRER; encoded by the coding sequence ATGCAGATCGAGATCCCCGATCGGGGCGGCTTCGCCTCGGCCCTGGTCCATCTGAAACCCGGCGAGGAGTTCGTCTCGGAAGCGGGGGCGATGTACGTCGCGTCGGACAACATCGACATCGACGTGACGACCCGCGCCAAGCATTCGGGGGGCGTGCTGGGGGGCCTGCGGCGGATGCTCGCGTCCGAGGGGTTCTTCCTCTCGACGTACCGTACGACCGACGGGCGGCCCGGTCACGTCGGCCTGGCCCCCGTCCACATGGGCGACGTGTCGCGGGTCGACATGGACGGCTCCGTCGCCTGGCTCTGCGCCGGCGGGAGCTACCTGGGCTCGGCCCGCACGATCGACGTCGACACCAAGTTCCAGGGGTTCAAGGGGTTCTTCTCCGGCGAGTCGCTTTCGTTCGTCCGGCTCAGCGGGACCGGGCCGTTCCTGGTCAGCGCCTTCGGCCAGATCGTCGAGCTCGAAGTGCGCGGCGGGCTCACGGTGGACACCGGGCACGTGGTCGCCTACGAGGAGACGCTCGAATACAGCCTGGGCAAGATCGGCGGCTCGTGGCTCCAGTCGTTCCTGGCCGGCGAGGGGATCGTCTTCCATTTCTCCGGCCACGGCAAACTCCTGGTCCAGTCGCACAACCCCGACGAGTTCGGCCGGCGGATCGGCTCGGCGCTCCCGCCGCGCGAGCGCTAG